A stretch of DNA from Granulicella pectinivorans:
ATCGATCTATGGATGATTGGCCGGATTGACTACGGACACAAGAATAACCTGATTGCGCTCGATGTCCTGGGCAGGCTTGAAGAGAATAGCGTTAACGCGACCCTAACGATTGTTGGGGATGGTCCGGACTTTGCGGATATGAAGATAAAAGCGCAAGCACTCTCGTTTGGGCGCAAAGTGATTTTTCTTGGATGGAGCAACACTCCTTGGGACACGATCTCCCAATCTGCAACGGTTTTGATCCCATCTTTCTACGAGTCAATGTGTATCGTCGCTCGTGAGGCAATGGTTCGAGGGATCCGTATCGTCGCGAGCCCGATTCCCGTATTTCATGAGTGGATACCAGACTCCCTTATCGCCAACGATTTTGCGGTTGATACATTTGTGGAAAAGATCGTCGAGGTACAAGGTTTGCCAACGAGGCAGTTGCTTGAACTTTACGATGCAGCGCTATTGAGATTTTCGGATAAGACGTTCATTGAGAGCTTCAAAAAGTACTCGAGTCAAGGCGGATCAGATGGCAACTAGCTTGATGCAGGAGAATTCAAGGTGGGGTTCACGGAATGCTTAGCGACCGCATAGCTTCTTATCTGATGAGGCGGTTTCGAGGCCGGAAACTCGATATCGCACCTCAACTTTCTGCGATGGCTGTGCTGACAAATCTTGCGCAGAAGGGGCTTGTCCCTCTGATTCGTGGCACTTTTGTCAAGATCTGGCTGGCGGAGGCGCGTGGCTCCTTCTTTCTGGGGAAGGGGTGCAAAATACTCAACAAGTCGATGCTGAAGATAGGGAATAACGTTTATATCGGCAACTACGGATATCTCGATTGCTTGTCTGTGGATGGTGTCACGATAGGCAATAGCGTGACGATTCGTGAAGGTTGCTGGGTACAGTTGACGAGCCACTATGACAAGCCGGGAGAGGGCATCACGATCGGGAACAACGTCTATATTGGTCCCAGGTCTATCCTTGGGGCGGCTGCTCAGATTACGATTGGTGACCGGTGTCAGTTGGGGGCAAATGTGTCTTTAATTGCGGAGAATCATGCGTTTTCGGGCGAGGGAGACATTTTCGAGCAAGGGGTCGTTCGCAAAGGCATTTGCATCGAGCGAGATGTCTGGATCGGCAATAATGTGACAGTTCTCGACGGTGTCACGGTAGGTGAGGGATCGGTGCTTGGTGCTGGAACGGTATTAACCCGATCTGTCCCGGCCCGTTCGGTTGTGGTTGGAGTTCCGGGAAGAGTCATTAAAACCAGATGATGAACCTCAGACGGATAAGCGATAAGGTTCTCTACGGAATTCTGGTCTGCTGTATCTTCTCATTTAAGTTTGTGCTTATCGGTGTTGGAGAGAGCGGTATCCGCTTAGACGATCTGCTGATTCTGATCGCCGCTCTCTTGCTTTTTTTACGCGGCGATATCAGTCGAATTGAGCGATCCAGGTCCTTCAATCTGTATATTTTTTTTATCGCAGTAAGCTTTCTTTCAGCGATATGGAATACCGCGTTGGGCCGTGTTGGCGGAATGATCGCGACGTTCTTCATCGTGAGACTGATTCAGTACTGCACCTTCTATTATCTGGGATATCTGGTGAGTGAGAGGGGCATCCGCATATCGAAAATGCTCACATGGTTCCTCATCATCTTATGTGTGGCTGTTCCGCTTCAGATGTTGGGCCTTGTTCCTGTCCCCGGTGCGTTTGAGGGAATCACCTCACGGGCAGTTGGGAATACAAACGGCCCTTATGAGATGGCCGCTGTCGCCGCATTTCTAATGTGCTATCTGGGGTACGGACAGAAGAGTCGCATTAAGGGAGTCCTTTCGACGGGACTGGTTGTTCTTTCTGCGTCACGTATCACTTTTATCGGGGCTGCATTGAGCCTCCTGCAGTTCTTCATTGTTCGAACTAAGACCCGTGCAGCTCGAGTTGCGATTGTCTCTACACTATTTGTGATGGGGTTTGTGCTGGTGGCGGTCTCCAGCAGCCTGACCATCGGCTCGGGCGAGGAGGACGGAAGCATCGTTGGGCGCCTCTCCAGTGCTGTTTCTGGATTCACGTTGGATATTCCCATCGCGGTCTATCGAAGTGCTCCAACTTATGCTAAGTCGACAGACTACATCGATGGTCAATTTGCCGCTGCAATCGACGATGCCACAAATGTAGAGGCCGACCAAAGTGGGTTGCAGAGAATCTTCCGTTGGATGACGCTCATCAAGACCACGCTTGCCAGTTATGACTCCATCGTTCTGGGACTGGGCCCGTCGTTCGGTTCCGCGGCTGTCGATGGCTATTTCGTGCGTCTTTTTATCGAGACAGGCCTCATTGGACTCTTTGCGTTCGGATGCTTTGCCTGGTCTCTGTTGGTCTCACGGTCCAAGTCGAGCTGGGCTTTTCGCCAGTATGTTTTCATTCTGCTTACGACGTCCTGCTTTATCGATATCTTCGTCAGCTATAAACCTATGCTTTTATTCTGGATGTGGCATGGGATGCTGCAATAC
This window harbors:
- a CDS encoding acyltransferase, whose amino-acid sequence is MAVLTNLAQKGLVPLIRGTFVKIWLAEARGSFFLGKGCKILNKSMLKIGNNVYIGNYGYLDCLSVDGVTIGNSVTIREGCWVQLTSHYDKPGEGITIGNNVYIGPRSILGAAAQITIGDRCQLGANVSLIAENHAFSGEGDIFEQGVVRKGICIERDVWIGNNVTVLDGVTVGEGSVLGAGTVLTRSVPARSVVVGVPGRVIKTR